TGGCAAACCAGATACGCACGCACAAATATACGCACGCGGCTCGGACGGATAGCAAGTGGAACAAGATGGCAAGCaagtttagcaaactgttggagaacgttttttctatgttttaccaaattttaaattttagcaAGTCAtataccaaactgttggagatgctctctgTGAAATTTCTTATTCGCAACGTCTAGAAAAATGTTTGCATTTCCAAGAAGTttgatattttctttttcttttttttccccgAAACTATGCCAATTGCTAAAAACCAATCACATGTTCTCCTTCCTGCTATGCTCTAAACCTGGGTGTGATCTTATGGGCGTCACCGCATCAGTGCAACAAAGTGCAACAAAATGGGAAGGCTGCCCTTTCAGGACTGCCTTATGATGAACTGAATGGGGTTAAGAGTCTGGACATGCTGATTTAATTCGACTCCTATTATTGTTGCTATGAAATGTATAATTCCAGGCAAATGAAAAGAGGATTTGGAAAATGTTTGAGGTTCCTGCGCTTTTTTCTTGAATGAATCCTCAAAAGCATTTGGCATTTTTACTAATAATAATGCACCTGGGGTTTTGGGCTGCAAGCATGTTAACCTTCAGAAAATTTAGTCTTTTTTCACATAATACCATGATTGTAACCTTCATCGTTGTGCAACGCCGATATCAGGTTGTTTACATCAATAAACAGATTTCATAGAAAAAGGATATGGACAGCGCTAACACTGAAATATGTAAGTGAAGACACAAAGACAACATTCTTGTATTACACCTGTTGTCTTCAACATCACTATTTTTCCAATAAGGGAGAAGATCAGAAAATAGCACAAAGGAAAATTGACTAAACATACGAGCCAGCCGAACAAAGAGAAGAATATCTGAATTAGTCTGTGGGCAGGTGATCTTGTTTCGAAAATCTCTGCTCACTGCTGCTGAGGTTGAGCTCCAAGAACCTTCCTAATGCTGTGCCGCTGCTCTGACGACAACCTCTTAGGAAAATTGACATCGAACTTGATCCTCAGGTTGCCTCTTCTCCCGTTCTCCTTGACAATAGGCATCCCCTCCTTTGCAATCACAAGCTCATAACCAGGTGTCACCACATCAGTGAGCTTAATCACCAGGTCACGCCCGTCGAGTGTCTTCAGATTGACCGTAGTTCCTGCCAATGCATCCACCAAATCAATCTTCCGGTGGACCAGGAGATCGTTGCTTTCCCTTGTGTACAGATCATGGGGCTTCTCATCGATAACAAAGACGAGATCGGCAGGGAGCTGGTTTGGCTGCTCGTTGCCCTTGTCAGGGAATGTGATCTTCGTTCCCTTCTTCCAGCCAGGCTTTATATCGATTGTTAAAATCTCCGATTCGGTCCCTAGTTGCCTGTTTAAAACCCAGCAGTAGGAGAACAGAGGTAAGACTAAAACTACCATTTTTTATAGTTTATTTATGACCTGAAAATTCATAGACACTATCCTTGTAACTACAAACAAGGGAATAGTGTTGTGCTTTCGTAGTGATGAAACACGTCCGCTTCTAATTGTAAATAAAGCTGAGTAGTCTCAAATGTGAAAGATGATGCAAACAAGAATCCATCTACAAAAAATGCTTACCCATTGGGCTTGACAACGTTCCTGGATATCTTCATCTTGCGTGTTGAACCTGCGTATAACTCTTCAAGTGAGCAGGGCAGTTTGGTTTCCACAGGCGGTGGCTTTCGAGCCTGACTTGAACTGGTGCCAACCGACGAATCATTGTATGATCTAAACTTGTTCTCATTCCCACCGAACCCACCGAAAGTGCCAGCACCTTCCGTCTGGAACCTCATTGACTTCGCTCGCCCCATGTTCTCGAAAGGCTTGCTGCTGCCAAAGAACTCAGCAAACACGTCTTCAGCATTGCGAGGATTGAAACGTTGCTTGGCAGCCCCGTTCATGGATGTGGAACCACCACCATCTGCAGCCTTCAGACCTTCCTCACCATACTGATCATATATCGCCCTCTTCTGGGGATCACTCAAAACCTGAAAGAAGCGTGCATTTTCTGTCAGCTTCTCTTTTCAAAAACTTTCCCGTCATATCTGAAGGAGCAGAAATGAGCAGCAATAGAAATGACACACAATGTTATCACTCCAGGCAGGATACCACAGAGCTACATATTGAAAAGCGACATAACACAGTGAGCACGAATCTCCATGATATCTCCAGTtcgcaaacaaaacaactggtgGTACTATTAATCTCTAGTCAACATGGATTTTCTCTGTAACAAGCACATGAAAACATATCCAAACTATGCTTGCAATTCAGAGCTAAAACCAGTAGCAAATACTCCAAAGCGTAAACAGGAGGCGCTGCAGTTGCATCCAACGTAACTgcaaagtaaaaaaaaagtgtTGAGCTGCAATTTCCAAACCTCGTAGGCCTCGGAGATCTTCTTGAATTTGGCCTCGGCTTCCTTCTTGACGTCGCCAGGGTTCTTGTCAGGGTGCCACTTCATGGCCAGCCGGCGGTACGACTTCTTGAGGTCCTCCTCCGTGGCGTTCCGGTTCACCTTGAGCACATTGTAGTAGTCCGTCCCCATCTCCAACGCTCATGCCAAGAACAGCAAGAGCAGCAACAGAACACAGGAGCAGCAACAGAGCAGCCACCACCTCCCAAATCCCAACGCGATCAAATCCCTTCCTGGATCCACGCGAACCACTGCAGTCTCCTTGAAGACGACTCCCCCCCTCCGCCTATCCCCAATCCGAATTCCCCAAGAACCGCGTCAGATCAACAATGCGATTGGGACAAGAGGAAAAACCGCCTCCTTTGACCCTGCCTGCCGACAGCTCCCCACACAAGGCAAGACAGGATGAGCGAAAACCCTTCGGCGCACTCTCAAACCGCGGcaccagcagcggcggcggcaaccAATTCAGCGCCGGCCGCCTTTCGCCGTGCTCCTGGGCCAATCAAGGCGGGACACCGACCGCGCTGCGCGCCAATACGCGGAGGCGGCAACTTGTTGGCTTAAAGCAGTGTGTGGGAATGGGTCTTCGCGGAAAGTGACAGGGCAAGGCGGCGACGAAAATCCGGTGCCGGAGATGGCCGGGGGAAGGAGACAACGGGGGGGAGATCTTGGGAGGCGAAGGCGAAGGACGCGGCCGGAAGGGACGTAGACGACAGGGAGAAGAAACAGGGGAGACGCGCTATTATTGGCCCAAATCCGGCTTCCGTTTGCAAAAAATAGCTACGCGCCACCGGGGAAACGTATCCCGGGGCGTCCCCGCTGggaccgacatgtgggcctcgcGAAACCCACCTGGCTGTCTGGCTCCTGGGATTGTTTTGTGTGCGTATTTGAGCATTTCTGGATGATGCTCTGTTTTGCTTGGGGACAAGGACATGCGAGAGGCGTGTTTGAAGGGATTGTCTGGGGTGCTTTTTGGCTAGAAATGATTTCCGCGTGTTTCATTTTTACAATATATATGTTTTGGTTGTAGA
This window of the Sorghum bicolor cultivar BTx623 chromosome 7, Sorghum_bicolor_NCBIv3, whole genome shotgun sequence genome carries:
- the LOC8080857 gene encoding dnaJ homolog subfamily B member 4; its protein translation is MGTDYYNVLKVNRNATEEDLKKSYRRLAMKWHPDKNPGDVKKEAEAKFKKISEAYEVLSDPQKRAIYDQYGEEGLKAADGGGSTSMNGAAKQRFNPRNAEDVFAEFFGSSKPFENMGRAKSMRFQTEGAGTFGGFGGNENKFRSYNDSSVGTSSSQARKPPPVETKLPCSLEELYAGSTRKMKISRNVVKPNGQLGTESEILTIDIKPGWKKGTKITFPDKGNEQPNQLPADLVFVIDEKPHDLYTRESNDLLVHRKIDLVDALAGTTVNLKTLDGRDLVIKLTDVVTPGYELVIAKEGMPIVKENGRRGNLRIKFDVNFPKRLSSEQRHSIRKVLGAQPQQQ